The window tttcaattctaaccacttcaacacaataatatataccaaatggttttgtgtggcaagtttcgtgcaaaacaaaccaagtttgagctactttatgcgcgaaagtgccaaaaacgcttaaaaacccttaaaatcgcaacttaacacgtaatttctagaatatgactatgattttaaattataaccccttcaacaccataatatataccaaatagtggtgtatgcgaaatttcgtgcaaaataaacaaagtttgagctactttatacggaaaagtgccaaaaacgcttaaaaaccattaaaatcgcaacttaacacgtaatttctagtatatgacaatgattttcaattctaaacactttaacacaataataaataccaaagagtgttgtatgccaagtttcgtgcaaaacaaaccaagtttgagctaagaataacaaaccaagaaacaacaaagagggcACAACAGGACAGCAGCCTTCCCGCtaaccagcctaccttgccgcgtggtttgagccttaaccaaaGAGACCTAGAGCCAAAAaaccatggaaacgtgatctccatacatggaccaagcaatcaaagcccaagaaccatgattGTAGTGCACACATCTCACAaggatacgagcgcaaggtgggcTAGTCACTGATCAGTGCCCTAGTGTTCTGGTTTTTAATTTCTGTTTTAAGAGGCATgttgtatagcacgtgatgtttatagcctttagctagctagaaacctagaaatagaggttgtctctcatgtatatTGATTCacttttgtgattaataagaactctcactttatacgcaaaagtgccaaaaacgcttaaaaacccttaaaatcgaaacttaacacgtaatttctagcatatgtctatgattctaaattctaaccacttcaacaaaataatataccaaatagtgttgtgtaacaagtttcgtgataaagaaaccaagtttgagctactttatgcgcgaaagtccaaaaaaagcttaaaaacccataaaatcgaatttgtgtacctttaatgctgtccatttcggaaatgtggctctggaagtagatcccatttgtccacgcactttcttcattgtgctgaaacgcatcggaaaagtaatactatatatatatatatatatatatatatatatatatatatatatatatatatatatatatatatatatatatatatatatatatatatatatatatatatatatatatatatatatatatatatatatatatatatatatatatatatatgtgtgtgtgtgtgtgtgtgtgtgtgtgtgtctataaatatacatatatatatatatatatatatatatatatatatatatatatatatatatatatatatatatatatatatatatatatatatatatatatatatatatgtatatatatatatatatgtatatatatatatatatatatgtatatatatatatatatctatatatatatatatgtatatatatatatatatgtatatatatatatatatgtatatatatatatatatatatatatatatatatatatatatatatatatatatatatatatatatgtatatatatatatatatgtatatatatatatatatatatatatatatatatatatatatatatatatatatatatatatgtatatatatatatatatatatatatatataaatatatatatatatatatatatatatatatatatatatatatatatatatatatatatatatatatatatatatatatatatatatatatatatatatatatatatatatatatatatatatatgtatgtatgtatatgttaaTGAAAGCTTTATAATGTAGCTCAGATAGTTAAGAGCTAATCACAACATCAGAGCATACTACTTTCCTTAGGAAAAACAAATAAGAGAGTAATGAACTAAGTCATCGCTCAAGCATACCTTTAAGTTTGTGCaattattcccccttttgacatcattcaaagaGGAGAGCAGCTTTCATACGACAACACTAACTATATGAgtatagcaaaaaaaaaaggtaagcAAGTAGTTGCAGGATTGAAAAGCAAATACTAAATGATGCTGTCTAAATATGCAATGAGTTAATGCAAAATGAGCAGCAATGTGTAAAGAGtataaaattacaaatattgTACCCAACTTGGTACATTAAAACGAAAataaattgtttgtttgatagATAGATAGACAAAGAAAAGATAAGTAGCAGATGAATCAGGCAGcatgctcttcttcatccatgAATTCGGTCTACACCTCTACTGTACCTAGCTTGGCAActagacgagcctccatttgagtgaGCTGATCAATGATAGACGCGAAGgtgacacgaacttcatcttggaaAGAATAGAACTGGGACTGAAGATCATGTATTTATTTTAGAACAGTTTCTAATAGAGCTGCAAGAACTAAAGAAGGATTAGCAAAACCAGTGAAGCCAAGGCCAGGTGAAGAAGGTGTGGTGGTTGTTGGTCGCGGTGTAGCAGGATTAGGTGAAGGTGGAGGTGATGGAATTTGGTCTGTAGGTGATGTGGCCTGGTTTGGTGAAAGAGGTGTAGTAGGTTGAGGCTAAAGGGTGGTGTGTGAGGAagtgtcatcatcaaaactaacTACCGGACGTTTTCCCTTAGAAGCGAGCCTACGACTTTTCCTCGGTGTTCCAATAGGCTTCTTCTGAACCGGTATTCGAACCtcctcatcactggaatcatcatcactatcatcatTATCTAGTGCCTCACCGTCCTCTTTCTTTGAGGCTTCCCCCTCACTTACAGCTTCCCTCTGTTCCCATTGGGAACCAATTTCTGTCTCTTTATGAGTGGCAATGGGAATAGGCTCCTGGTCCTCCTTTTCAGCCTTTTGATCCTCCtttgccttttctttttcttctttctcatCATCAGAATccttacactagtggaaaaaacctcatttgctgcgtttTTTTTATCCataatttgctgcggttttggccccaagcaatagtgttagcagcaaatggcctattttaaatgctgcggttcaaaaccacATCAAAAAAgcgcattatttgctgcggtaaCCCAAAACCGTAGAAAATAGTCAAGAGCATTTGCTGTGGTCATCAAGAAAGCCGCAGCAAATAATTAAGactatttgctgtggtttttttgttgaccgcagcaaatgcACTTGACTATTAGCTGCGGTTTTTGGTTGACCACAGCAAATAGTtggtatttttttctctttttttgtttaatactaataataatccaataatattttaaaatgtaataacaatgattaatacaataatccaatgataatcacaaataatcacctattatctctttgtaataataaactctcgatcgtatatataatataatattatgtacgtacatatatatatgtagaaatACTAAGAGATGGACGAATGCAaaaagagggggggtgaattgctGTATATCAAGTTTAAGATTTTTAGccctaatttttgcggaattacaacaagaaaataaacttaaacttaaaatgaaaacgataaaaagaGACAACGATCTTACGTGGAAAtgttcttggcctaataagaaggaaaaatcaCGACCCCCAGGGATTTCAATAATTCtcttactatgttttaggcaatcaattacaattacataaaacaatttgcttcactcgaagcttctctactctaggcctacttctctttctcttctattacaattacaattacataaatcAATTACATTTACAAGGCCATATTctcaaaaaggataaaaattaaatagtttcataagaaaaatataataaatcaattggcatttaaaagctgaaaatatttttcttattttgatctcaccttatGGACACTCTTGGTCATATTCCGTTCAATCAAAAAgtacttctatttatagagcaaaATACCGTAACATAATGAGTATGATAACTTCCAATTATTCcttgatcctaaaataaaggaggaGTTACTTGGAATATTTAAATATGCTGCCACGGTTACTATATTTGAAAAATAGAGTTGCGGTTCCCTCATACTAAAATTAGTATAGGAGCCAATATTGAGATCCTTATTAAGTGGAGACTTTTTCTAATCAAAGAATAAGTCTTAAGTTATTTTTAGatgactaaaaatagttttgccaaccaacttattaattaaattaagcaactaatttagcttttaaccattacatcaacttaaaaacagaaaataaattatttgcagtTTTCCAGCCGATGTCTTCTCCAGACTTGCAAtcgtaggaacagtgtactgtctcaaTCTAGGACTTCCatcagattgtcaactttgggaacagtagaccctCTGTCTACTTTTGACTTCCTAAGCGattttctaacttcttggatatatatgacacgtacaacttccacggaccaagtcataggcttcttcaacgattttaacaaaatcggatattgaCCTACAAAgtaatctctaaaacatgtttgtttatttaaaagtgatgccatcatcaaaacctaagagcccaacaaattccccctttttgatgaagacaaacttataaacaaacttaagtaatatagagtaaaacaaaattcttagagcatactagagattaaagcaactctaaataacttagtaatTCAATTCGTTACAAtaaaatttaccaagcatacatagtaaaacagtttactccatatagtatataaaaacacaatattaaacatatatgtttttaaataatttccaaaaatagttaacataaaTCACTAAATATTTAAGATGTAATAACTGTGAATACAAATTCAGAACCTTATCAAAACAATTATTCAAAGTATTCATAAATTTAAACACAAACAACACAAAGTTTAACTCGTAGTTTAAACATGTTTAGTACATGATTAGATTAACAATTATCATAATCAGAGTTATATAGCTTAGATATATTCAGAGCATCATATATGTAGCATATTAACTCATAGTCAGAACATATTCATGGCATATTTCTATAATTATCTTATAAAACTATCAAGAGCATTCAAATTCATCATCAGAGCAAACAAGACAAATAACTTCAATTATTAgtgcaatataaatcaatcaagatatggagactgtgtattcacaacttctcttaagtttgtgcataccTCTTCCCCCTTttttcatcaatcaaaaagaattgggataGTCAAACCACAGcgcaaaccatatagattttgCCAATGAAGAACATCAGAAACAGTAAATGAAAGCAAACACCATGAAATGAAATCCAGATATGCATATATTTAACATCACGGACcaatataaaacaaagaaattgtagcagctgtttcaacaaaataaatgcAACTTAGTACCGCAGATGGTACAtttgaaattgtttgataatttTGACTGATAGATAGAAGGgccaacaaaattttaaaaacagtGAAGGAAGAGGAATCAGGGAGCAGTCTCATCTTCATCTATGAACTCAGTGCACTTCAATTGTGTCCAGCTTGGAACCAAGACGGTTCTCCATCTGGATGAGCTGATTAATAATTAAGGCAAGTAAGACACGAGTTTCGTCTTGAAAAGCAAAAAATTGAGACTGGAGGTTATTGAGCTTAGAGAGGATGGAGTCTAGAGAGGCTGCAGGAACAGAATTAGAGCTAGCACACCCTATACCTGGTGAAGTGTGTGTTGGAAATGTTGGTGGTGTAGACTatataggtgatggtggtggtgatggaatttgatacGAAGATGGtgtggctggcttgggagagggaggtGCATATGTTGTAGGCTGAAGGATGTTGTGAGAGGTGATGTCATCATCCATAACAACCTTACGTTTAGAAGCCAACCTCCTACTTTTTCTCAGTATTGAACCTGGTCATTCTTCATAGCCATCCCAACCTCCTCGTCACTTGAGTCACTACCTGGAATGTAATCATCATTATCCTCCATAGCTTCTCCTTTCTTTTCTGATTCCCCCTTACTTGTTGCCTCCCCCTGTTCCCTTTGAAGACAAGTTTCTGCTGTTTCAGTGGTGGcagtgggaacaggctcctgCTCCTTTTCCTCCTCAACTAGTTGTTCCCTTATTTCTTCAACCTTCTCCTCTTCTAATTCAACATCAACATTCTCTTCCACATCATGTACCAGTATCCCTTCATCATTCCATTTTAGGTGCAGGTTGTGTAAGCATTTGGCACCTATTTTTGTATTAGAACCCATAGGGAACTGTAACCCATCTAGAGGTACAccaaattttctgaaaatccagGTCATTAACCCTCCATATCCAACCATACTCTTTTTCTCAATGCAGTCCGACAAGTGTgaaatcatcaaagaaggaaaGTTTATTTTTATGTGATTAGCCATACAATAAATCAAGGTAGCATCACGCAGGCTTACTTCACTATGCTTGGAATTGCGTGGTAAAATAAATCTACCAGCAATGTTATATAACAATTTATGCAAAAGAGACAGAATGTTGTGGCTAATATTTCCTTTCTTTTGatcaattcctaaaaattttagaacattcttttcattaattccagaaaataaaattttcgaACCAACATggtatgtatcaaaaccaacagtaggaacattgaaccattcccccaacatcaaactgttaaattctatttttatttccttAACAGTGCTTGAACATAATCCACTATCTATAGAAAATTTCATGATAAATTCACGCATTAGGTTTGGGAATATTGGGTTGCAACAAAAATCCGACATTAATATTTCccatttttgattttgtaaaatggcGTGAAGTTGTGGGAAgggagtagaatcataccagtacttgtctAAACCAAACCCTATTGACATTTCCTTAGACATTTCTTCAGCACTATCGGGATCAGTAATCTTCAAACGTTTGGTTGGTCTAGAtgatgaaccaccttttggtgTGGAGATCTGGCGTTTGGTTCCTGCATGTACGGTGGATGGAATTGGGGTTTCATTATTGGTTGCAGTAGATGAGGATGGTGGAGCATCAATCTGTGGTGAAGGATGAACCGCCTTAAGAGGTTGTGGTTGTGAAATTTTACAGGATTGTGGTGTTTTCTTGTTCACCTTTTTGCCGGAGTTTGAGGTCTTTGGTGTCTTCACTGTAATTTTGAAAGTGTTTTGAGAGAAGGAAGGTAATGAGTGACGTTTGCTGAGGGAAATGAGTAGACTTGTGAGGTGTGACATGAGGAAGGGGTTAATATATGGGTGAGGAGACGGTTAACGAAAGGTTTAACTCTTCACGGCATTAATTAGTTCA of the Amaranthus tricolor cultivar Red isolate AtriRed21 chromosome 6, ASM2621246v1, whole genome shotgun sequence genome contains:
- the LOC130815545 gene encoding histone deacetylase HDT2-like, encoding MTKSVHKCKDSDDEKEEKEKAKEDQKAEKEDQEPIPIATHKETEIGSQWEQREAVSEGEASKKEDGEALDNDDSDDDSSDEEVRIPVQKKPIGTPRKSRRLASKGKRPPQPTTPLSPNQATSPTDQIPSPPPSPNPATPRPTTTTPSSPGLGFTGFANPSLVLAALLETVLK